The following are encoded in a window of Gossypium raimondii isolate GPD5lz chromosome 13, ASM2569854v1, whole genome shotgun sequence genomic DNA:
- the LOC105782222 gene encoding eukaryotic translation initiation factor NCBP, translating to MEITEKREGESNNSSKDLNNNDNINNDLTDSDGNNTSKEAEERRARDLKAGLHPLKHKFVFWYTRRTPGVRTQTAYEDNIKKIVDFSTVEGFWVCYCHLARPSTLPSPTDLHLFKEGIRPLWEDSANCNGGKWIIRFKKVVSGRFWEDLVLALVGDQLDYGDDVCGAVLSIRFNEDILSVWNRNASDHQAVMALRDSIKRHLKLPHSYVMEYKPHDASLRDNSSYRNTWLRG from the exons ATGGAAATTACGGAGAAAAGGGAAGGAGAGAGCAATAACAGCAGCAAAGATTTGAACAACAATGATAATATTAACAACGATTTGACAGATTCTGATGGCAATAATACGAGTAAAGAAGCTGAAGAACGCCGAGCCCGTGACCTCAAAGCCGGTTTGCATCCTCTCAag CACAAGTTTGTCTTCTGGTACACTCGTCGGACACCTGGAGTTCGAACCCAAACAGCCTATGAGGACAATATAAAGAAAATTGTGGATTTCAGTACT GTTGAAGGTTTTTGGGTCTGTTATTGCCACTTGGCCCGTCCTTCTACTTTGCCAAGCCCAACAGATTTGCATTTATTCAAGGAGGGAATCCGTCCACTATGGGAG GACTCTGCAAACTGCAATGGTGGCAAGTGGATAATTCGGTTCAAAAAGGTTGTTTCAGGTCGCTTTTGGGAAGATCTG GTTCTTGCCTTGGTTGGTGATCAACTTGATTACGGAGATGATGTTTGTGGTGCAGTGCTGAGCATTCGCTTCAATGAGGATATATTGAGCGTATGGAATCGTAATGCGTCGGATCATCAGGCTGTTATGGCTCTAAGAGATTCAATCAAACGGCACTTAAAGCTTCCCCACAGCTATGTGATGGAGTACAAGCCCCACGATGCTTCTTTGCGTGACAACTCATCATATCGAAACACGTGGTTGAGAGGTTAG
- the LOC105782219 gene encoding putative disease resistance protein RGA3, translating into MAETFLLDIAQRVVEKIAHLSMEELGLAFNVQSDLRKLKETMSSIKAVLLDAERQQHQNEKLRLCMWKLRDIFYDAEDVVDDFKCEALRKQVVNHPNISFKVRFLASCSLPLSFSFKMGHKIKSINQRLNELATEWNNFNLGQGTDNRHVFHRETHSCVNSSDVIGRDVDKENIIDLLMKPSEDPNIPVIPIVGIGGLGKTTLTQLVYNDDRVTRCFPLKIWICVSDEFDLSRLLKLIIHSINKGEKCDNLTVEALQICLRSLLNDKKFLLVLDDVWNENRARWIELRDILGSMDYLCGSKIIVTTRSLKVAFIMSSIHPYELKGLPFEDCLTLFMKWAFNNEDERQYPNLMRIGKEIVQKCKGVPLAVRTLGSLLFLKTDESYWISIRDSEIWMLEQSENDILPVLKLSYNHLPSHLQRCLALLSLYKKDEIYYSDQVVYLWMANGLLEHPKQKQDWEDVGDQYLNELMSRCLIQMNQDYGDVFTFKMHDLIHDLALEVSQKECKIVNCQTKTIDENVRHLSFCDDKQINVAQVFTKLKNVRTVMVQEVSKESKAIHESLVSLCVSNFKYIRALCLQDSPLTALPYSIGALKHLRELDLTNCCNIKKLPSSFYKLRRLQSLRMRGVPLMQLPVSMETLIELRYLEITIKAKKLKGSRLRSWTSLQCLALVDCDNLECLSEEMKCLTELTHLILHGCTELSNRYHINGRLDWQEWLKKKRIPFDDLLD; encoded by the coding sequence ATGGCAGAAACGTTTCTGTTAGATATTGCACAAAGGGTTGTGGAGAAAATAGCCCATCTCTCCATGGAAGAACTAGGCTTGGCCTTTAATGTCCAAAGCGACTTGAGAAAGCTCAAGGAAACCATGAGCAGCATTAAAGCTGTGCTGCTGGATGCTGAGCGGCAACAGCACCAGAATGAGAAGTTGCGCCTCTGTATGTGGAAGCTCAGAGACATCTTTTACGATGCTGAAGATGTTGTTGATGATTTCAAGTGTGAAGCTCTCCGCAAACAGGTGGTCAATCATCCCAACATCAGCTTCAAGGTTCGATTTTTAGCTTCATGCTCTCTGCCTCTTTCCTTCTCTTTCAAAATGGGTCATAAAATCAAATCCATCAATCAGAGGCTAAACGAACTTGCCACTGAATGGAACAACTTTAATCTAGGACAAGGTACCGACAACCGGCATGTTTTTCACAGAGAAACTCACTCTTGTGTGAATTCTTCTGATGTCATTGGTAGAGATGTGGATAAAGAGAATATTATTGATCTCTTGATGAAACCAAGTGAGGATCCAAACATCCCTGTCATTCCCATTGTTGGAATTGGGGGTTTAGGAAAAACCACTCTCACTCAATTGGTATACAATGATGATCGGGTTACTAGATGTTTCCCATTAAAGATATGGATCTGTGTCTCAGATGAATTTGATCTTTCTAGATTGCTCAAGCTCATTATTCACTCCATAAATAAGGGAGAGAAATGTGATAATTTAACGGTTGAAGCCTTGCAAATTTGTTTGAGAAGTCTTTTGAATGATAAGAAGTTTTTGCTGGTTCTCGATGATGTGTGGAATGAAAACCGTGCGAGATGGATTGAGTTAAGAGATATATTGGGATCAATGGATTATTTGTGTGGGAGCAAAATCATTGTGACCACTCGAAGTTTGAAGGTTGCCTTTATAATGAGTTCAATTCACCCTTATGAATTGAAAGGTCTCCCTTTTGAAGATTGTTTGACTTTGTTTATGAAATGGGCATTTAATAATGAGGATGAGAGACAATATCCAAATCTAATGAGAATCGGGAAAGAAATTGTGCAAAAGTGCAAAGGGGTTCCTTTGGCAGTGAGAACATTGGGAAGCCTATTGTTTCTGAAAACTGATGAATCTTATTGGATCTCTATAAGAGACAGTGAAATATGGATGCTTGAACAAagtgaaaatgatattttaccGGTGTTGAAGTTGAGTTACAATCATTTGCCATCCCATTTGCAACGATGTCTTGCCCTTTTGTCATTGTACAAAAAGGACGAGATCTATTATAGTGATCAAGTCGTCTATCTTTGGATGGCAAATGGACTGCTTGAGCATCCAAAGCAAAAGCAAGACTGGGAGGACGTTGGTGATCAATATTTGAATGAATTGATGTCAAGATGCCTCATCCAGATGAACCAAGATTATGGCGATGTGTTTACCTTCAAAATGCACGATCTAATACATGATCTTGCACTAGAAGTGTCCCAAAAAGAGTGTAAAATAGTGAATTGCCAAACAAAAACCATTGACGAAAATGTTCGACATTTATCATTTTGTGATGACAAGCAGATAAACGTTGCCCaagtttttactaaattgaaaaatgttcgAACAGTAATGGTCCAAGAGGTTTCAAAGGAATCAAAGGCTATTCATGAATCTCTTGTAAGTCTTTGTGTCTCCAATTTTAAGTACATACGGGCACTTTGTCTACAGGATTCACCATTGACAGCTTTACCGTATTCCATTGGTGCCTTAAAACACTTACGAGAACTTGACTTGACCAACTGTTGCAATATAAAGAAACTTCCGAGTTCTTTCTATAAACTTCGAAGGTTACAATCATTAAGAATGAGGGGTGTTCCTTTGATGCAATTGCCTGTGAGCATGGAAACCTTGATTGAGCTTAGATATCTAGAAATAACTATTAAAGCTAAGAAATTGAAAGGAAGTCGATTAAGAAGTTGGACTTCACTTCAATGCTTGGCATTGGTTGATTGCGACAATTTAGAATGTCTATCTGAGGAAATGAAGTGCCTCACCGAACTTACACATCTAATACTTCACGGGTGTACGGAGTTGAGTAACAGATACCATATAAACGGGCGTTTAGATTGGCAGGAATGgctcaaaaagaaaaggattcCATTTGATGAtctattagattaa